A stretch of Desulfurivibrio alkaliphilus AHT 2 DNA encodes these proteins:
- a CDS encoding nitroreductase family protein has protein sequence MHNPVLEAIYRRRSVREFTPEEVSPDELQEIVRAGIWAPSGLNNQPWRFVLIRAEETRARLAELTKYSRIVLAAPALIAVFLDQGAMYDPVKDQQAAGACIQNMLLAAEALGLGAVWLGQILHNKDKVRQELDLDDHLDLMAVIALGRPEPKDRRSQRKPLEDFILKSI, from the coding sequence ATGCATAATCCGGTTCTCGAAGCAATCTACCGCCGCCGCAGCGTTCGCGAATTCACCCCGGAAGAGGTTTCGCCCGATGAGTTGCAGGAAATTGTACGCGCCGGCATCTGGGCCCCTTCGGGGCTCAATAATCAACCCTGGCGCTTTGTGCTGATCCGCGCCGAAGAAACCCGGGCCAGGCTGGCGGAACTCACCAAATACAGCCGGATCGTGCTGGCCGCCCCGGCCCTGATCGCCGTTTTTCTCGACCAGGGGGCAATGTACGACCCGGTCAAGGATCAGCAGGCCGCTGGCGCCTGTATCCAGAACATGTTGCTGGCCGCCGAAGCCCTGGGGCTGGGAGCGGTCTGGCTGGGGCAGATTCTGCACAACAAGGACAAGGTCCGGCAGGAGTTGGACCTTGACGATCATCTCGACCTGATGGCGGTTATCGCCCTGGGCCGGCCGGAGCCCAAAGATCGACGCTCCCAACGCAAACCCCTTGAGGATTTCATTCTCAAGTCAATTTAA